In the Hordeum vulgare subsp. vulgare chromosome 7H, MorexV3_pseudomolecules_assembly, whole genome shotgun sequence genome, one interval contains:
- the LOC123408817 gene encoding skin secretory protein xP2-like, translated as MAAVQVHAATHAMPVEEAPAPAVVEAVEPAVVVVEDTTVAVEVVEPAVVAVEEATVAAVEIVEPAVDTVEVATAEAVEPAVVAAEEAVKEEVAAPAVTELAKEPEAAPAETKEAETEVVQPAAAAEEAPVTPTVTETKEPEAAPAEGTETEVVEREAAPAEAETKEPEKEAAPAETETKEPEQEAAPAETETKEAEPAAAEAEAKEPVAEETPAKEEAAVAVQEEAATTEAPVEAAVAAEAAVEETEAPAAAADVEAKAPVAEAPVQEEAAPAATAAEASSVQEEAAPAEAPVDAPAAAEAVPAEAPAAQAAAAADKAAE; from the exons ATGGCCGCCGTCCAG GTCCACGCCGCAACCCACGCCATGCCCGTCGAggaggctccggcgccggcggtgGTGGAGGCTGTCGAGCCGGCCGTCGTCGTTGTCGAGGATACTACCGTGGCGGTGGAGGTCGTCGAGCCGGCCGTCGTCGCGGTCGAGGAGGCTACGGTGGCAGCAGTGGAGATTGTCGAGCCGGCCGTCGACACAGTCGAGGTGGCAACGGCTGAGGCTGTCGAGCCGGCCGTTGTCGCTGCCGAGGAGGCCGTGAAGGAGGAAGTTGCTGCGCCGGCCGTGACCGAGCTGGCGAAAGAGCCCGAGGCAGCTCCAGCGGAGACCAAGGAGGCCGAGACAGAGGTTGTCCAGCCGGCCGCCGCCGCTGAGGAGGCCCCTGTCACGCCGACAGTGACCGAGACCAAAGAGCCGGAAGCTGCCCCTGCCGAGGGAACAGAGACCGAAGTGGTGGAGCGTGAGGCAGCACCGGCTGAGGCCGAGACCAAGGAACCAGAGAAAGAAGCTGCTCCGGCCGAGACCGAGACCAAGGAACCAGAGCAAGAAGCTGCTCCGGCCGAGACCGAGACCAAAGAGGCAGAGCCAGCCGCTGCCGAGGCCGAGGCCAAAGAGCCGGTGGCAGAGGAGAcaccggccaaggaggaggccgCTGTGGCAGTGCAGGAGGAAGCAGCAACTACGGAGGCACCTGTGGAGGCTGCCGTGGCAGCCGAAGCAGCCGTGGAAGAGACAGAAGCACCAGCTGCTGCTGCCGACGTCGAGGCCAAAGCGCCGGTGGCGGAGGCACCGGTCCAGGAGGAGGCAGCGCCCGCAGCCACCGCCGCCGAAGCGTCTTccgtgcaggaggaggcggcaccGGCCGAGGCACCCGTGGATGCACCCGCTGCCGCCGAGGCGGTGCCGGCAGAGGCACCAGCTGCTcaggctgccgccgccgccgacaaGGCCGCCGAGTGA